From the genome of Maniola jurtina chromosome 10, ilManJurt1.1, whole genome shotgun sequence, one region includes:
- the LOC123868851 gene encoding protein atonal-like — translation MAAETYGHRLMYTEKDIFPTDVMLEYSTEECYLAWPRSPDSGRSSLEPTPSMDGSNQESNHIAYRGLSNDLVLEDSSEDVELEGSGKRRGRATSQAVLRRRRLAANARERRRMQNLNKAFDRLRGHLPSLGADRQLSKYETLQMAQTYIAALYELLQ, via the coding sequence ATGGCCGCCGAAACTTACGGACATCGTCTTATGTATACCGAAAAGGATATTTTCCCAACTGATGTAATGTTGGAATACTCTACTGAAGAATGTTACTTGGCCTGGCCTAGGTCGCCCGACTCTGGCCGGTCAAGTTTGGAGCCTACACCATCTATGGACGGGAGCAATCAAGAATCAAATCACATAGCTTATAGAGGATTATCAAACGATCTAGTTCTAGAAGACAGTTCTGAAGACGTGGAATTAGAAGGCTCTGGGAAAAGAAGAGGCAGAGCAACCAGTCAAGCTGTATTAAGAAGGAGACGCTTAGCTGCAAACGCAAGGGAAAGGAGAAGGATGCAGAATTTGAACAAAGCTTTCGATAGACTCCGTGGACACCTACCTTCGCTTGGTGCTGATCGTCAACTGTCCAAATACGAGACCCTGCAAATGGCGCAAACTTACATAGCAGCTTTATATgaacttttacaataa